Part of the Methanobacteriaceae archaeon genome, CTACTTTCTTCACTTTTTCACCTCCTTTTAGGGGTGAATTAAAGTATCGCAGCATTATATATAGGATTTTTCCAAGTTTTCACCCAGATCTTTACCAGTTTATTCCCGGGTTACATATATCAATATACATAGGGCAAAAAATTCGATGATATTTAAGAAGAATATTGGCGTACCCATACCTGGCCCTCTAAATCCCTGATAGGATAATAAAAATCCGGTAAAGAGCACATTTTGCAAAAGCAGGAGTGATGCAAATAACAAAAGCCCGAAAGTGAATTTAGATTTGAATTCCCGGTAACTTTTTACATACATATATAGTAAAATCAGCAGCAGGCAGATGTTACCAATACCAATTATAATGTCTATGGTGATAATTTGAGAGTTTGCAATACTCATTCCCGATCCAAGTCCTTGCCCGGTTCCTTGTCCAGTTCCTCCATGATATCCCTGTCCTTCCACCAGCATTCAATCACCTCTAAATTAATATAAATCAATTATTTTTTCATTTTACTCAAAATATCCAGAAAAATGGAGTAATTTTCCTCCATTCGATTTGATAAAAAGAACATGGCACCATATTTTTCATCACCCGAATTAACAATATCATGGTCTTCTAGGACTTTAATATGGTGTTTAATAGTTTTATAGTCAAGATTAAGTTCTATAGAAAGCTGGTTTACATTGTAAGGCCTATCATGAATAGCTTTAATAATTCTAGCCCTGTTAGAACCACCCCTACTCCCAGCAATCAAATACCATAAAACTCTCTTCATAACAACCACTAATATATTAATGAATAAGTTATTCTATAATGAATTATGCACTAGTCTAATTTTTATATATGATTTTTTTCTATTTAAATTTCTACTTCCGAAAAGAGTTTCCAAATAATTTTAATTACTTAATTAAATTTCTACCTTCTGAAAAAGCTTTTCCCAGACGCTTCCCAATCCCATAATAATCTCTAGATGACGGATCATACAAAAATGGCCTAATTTGTTCTATATCTGGGTTTCCATCTTTCATTAGATTTTCATCAACTTTTACATCAATTATTTCACCGGTAAAATGAGTATGTAATCCTAATTCAGTTATATTAACTAATTTACACTCTAAAACAAATGGAAATTCTTCAATATAATGGGCATCAACTTTTTCACTTTTTACCGGTGTTAAACCGGTGACCTCAAATTTATCTTCATTTCTTCCAGAAGCAATTCCAAAATAATCAGCTTCTTTAATATGATTTTCCGAGGGAATATTTACGGTAAAAGCTTTTTTATTCATAATATTTCTGTGAGTATAAGTTGCTTCTCTTAGAGAAATTGAAACACACGGTGGACTAGAACAGGATATTCCGCCCCAGGCTGCATTCATAGCATTTGGTTTTCCATCTTTATTATAAGTTCCAATTATGAATACGGGAGTTGGATATACAATTGTTTTTGCACCAATAGATTTTTTCATATTATCACCAACGATCTTGACTTCATTTACTTCATTTTCTATTTCTATTATGTCATTGTTATGACTACATTCCCCTTCTTGTGTCCTTTTTCAACATATTTGTGAGCTTCAGCAATCTGTTCTAAAGGATAGCATCTATCTATGACTGTTTTTATCTTTCCATTTTCTATTAGCTCTTTGAGGAATATTAAATCTTCAGTCTTGGGACTTGCTGCCCCTATTATAACTTTCTTACTGCTTCTTGCAGAATTCAATGGACCTCGAACCATTTGCAGCAGACCAGGATTAGCTAAAATATAGAGTCCATCTTGCTTCAGCGATCTTAAACTATTTGAAAACGAACTCTGGCCAACCACATCAAAAATAACATCATAGATCTGGCCGTTTTTGGTAAAATCCTCTTTAGTGTAGTCAATGACATGATCTGCACCAATGGAACGTACCATGTCCAGATTACTGATACTACACGCCCCCGTAACTTCGGCCCCCAAGTATTTGGCAATCTGTACTGCAAAAGTACCAATACTACCAGAAGCTCCATTAATCAGAACCTTTTGACCACTCTGGATATTTCCTTTTCTAATAAAATGCAGTGCATCAAGGCCCCCAAAAGGAACGGCAGCTGCTTCTTCATAGGTCATATTAGGTGGTTTCGTTGTTAGCACATCATCCTCAGATAGACATATGTACTCCGCATGAGCACCAAAACCAAAACCAGTACGTCCAAAAACTTGGTCACCTTTCCTAAATCGCTTTACATCTTTACCTAAGGATTCAATTTCTCCAGCTAGCTCTTGACCTAGTATTTTGTTTCTTGGCCCTCTGATACCAAACCCTATTCTCGCAGGAAGCCACAACCAGCCAGGCATTTTGAAACTTCGAATTTCACAGTCTCCAGCAGTTACTGATGTCGCATGTATCCTTATCAGTAATTCGTTGTCTTTAGGGGTAGGTTTTTCTACTTCTTCCAGCTGAAGAACATCCGGTGATCCGTATTTTGTGCATACAACTGCTTTCATTTGTCTCTTTCCCTTTTTGATTGAAAAATTATCAATAATTTTAATCTCATCTTCATTACAACTATTTTACTGTCTAATTTAATTAAATGTTTTCAAATAATTTGTTTGATATTAAAATTAATAGAAATTAATTGATAATAAATAATATAAAAAACTAATTAATAATTAAGATGAAAATAAAGAGTATCTTGGAGGTTAGTTTATATCATAGTAATGTCAAGATTTTTTGCTAAATCCATTTGGGAGGTTTAAATGTTAAGTAAAGTGCCACCACCTAAAATAAAAGACGGCCCAAATTATGACTTAATTGGTATTATACTGATTCTAGTGCTAATAGTAGGGATAGCTGGTGGATATGTTTTATTTTCTCAACCACAAACTCCGGTTATTACAACTAATACTAGCAACAATACCACTGCAAACAATACAACCTCAACTGTTGAAAATCAACCAATAGTTAAAAAAAAGGAAACTAATCCAAATAAGTCAAATAATAAGCCCAAATCCACTAAATGATCCATTTATTGGTTCAATAGGATAATTTAAATAATTTATTGGTATTCCATCTTCTCTATTCATTTCTCTTTGATTTATAACTAGTAGCTTTTTATAAATACTTAAAATCTTAATTAAACTACTAATCGTTTTATCGTGGTGGTATTGTTTCAATCAAGAACCTAAACCAAAACCAAAACCAAAACCTCCCTATATTTTTTTTTGTATTGCACCTGAACAAAATCAACTGCTTGAATACTAGCAAAAGATGAGTGTTATTAACCTTCTAAAAAAAGCAAAAACTTAAAAAAAGAGATAGTTCCCCTTGGGGGAGAGGACTTTAAATTTTCTTCTTTATACTCCTTCTGCCGGTAGCTGGGGCAGTTTATTTCTATAATGCCAGAATATGAGAGCAAGAATCACATACATGAGTGCCACAAACCATCCAAACTCACCCAGCATCATCTCTCCAGCATCGGTGGTCTTTGTGAGTACCGGATAGAACTGCTGGATGAAGTAGTTCCAGAATCCATGGAAAAGCACTGCCACCCAGACACTTCCAGATATGATACGGAGCCAGGCTAGGATTAAACCAGCACCCATTACCGAGGGAATAAAAACGGCCAGGGAGAATATGAGCGATCCTGTCCCATGATAAGAACCAAAGAGGATCAGGGGGAAATGCCAGATAGTCCATATGGCAGCGGATAAAAGGGCAAGTGAAGTGAATGTCTGGAATCTGGCCAGTTCTGGTACCAAAAATCCACGCCAACCAAACTCTTCACCAGCAGCAAAAAAACAGTTCAAACCAATTGCCAGCAATAAAGAAGGTATGAAACTAATTGTAAGGATATTTGCAGCCCCATAGGGGTTAAAAGGCGCTACGCCTGAGATCCATGCTAAACCAAACATGAGGAGCCCGGCAACAATCGGGAGCAGGATACCAACAAGCAGCCAGATCGGTTTTCCCATACCAACTCCAAACCCCTTCAAATTCCGCTGGTAGTATAAACGTGTAATAACAGCAGCAAGGGCAGGACACCACATAGAACCAACAGTATAGAGAAGTATAATAGTGGCATTATCCGCAACTAAAGGCGTCTTAGATATAAGGTACCAGAAGATGGAGGATAAAGCAAAGGTCAACACTATAAATGTGATTACTGTCTTTTTTGGATCAGTGGCTGGACTTGATAGTTTATCTTCGTTAATTTTCCCTTTTCCAGTTAAAAGATAGTTCATCCATCCTTTTTTAATGCTTTTCTGTTTTAATTTCATTTCACCTTCTAATTCCACTTTTTTCCAACCCCTTAAAAATTTTTATATAAACTATTTTTTTGTATTTCAATTAAGAAATATATAATATTCCTCCCTAACTGATTTTAGACTTTAATATTTATTACCTGCAAAGAATGAATTAATTTATATCCTTAATAGAACTTATATTCCCCTCTTAACTGAAAAACCGATTGGCTGTTTATTCTACTTTATCCTCTTTTTGGGGCCATCCGGGACATTAACTGCAAAAATACCATTATAATTTATTTTAACAATCATATTTTCTTTTTTGAAGGTAACATCCATGATTATGATTTCCCTTTTTTTCAAAAAGTTATTCTCACCTTTCATCAGCCGGGGAAAAAGTTAAGAGCTAAAAAAAATAGTTTAAATTGAATTTTAATAAAAAATTTATGAGACAACCTCAAAATAAAAAAAATAATAATTTAGCCATTAGTAACTAAATTAAACTTCAATCGTCTTTTTATATATGGCACCAGACACGTCACTGCCAGAGAATACACTATCAAAGAATAAAACATCTACTTTGGCCGGTTTTTCATCACCACTGAGCATTCCATTTCCAGTTACTTTTAGGGTTTGACCAGCAGTAACATCATTAATATTCCATGCTAACGAATTTTTATCAATTACTGCACCACTAGCATCGTACCAGATTAAAACCATTTCTAAATAGCCGTAGTCTTTATCCGGAGTGATAGTAGCCTTAACTTTGTACATACCATATCCTTCAGATACAACTTTCAAATTGGTTACATTCAAAGATGAATCACTAGAAGCAGATGATGAATCAGATGTTCCATTACTGGAGCTACCACTATCAGTACATCCACTAATGGCCACAATTCCCATTATTAAAAGCACAACTGCACCTATAACTAATTTATTTTTCATTTTTAACCTCCAATATCAAATCATTATAAAAATTATTTTCTTAAAAGGGC contains:
- a CDS encoding winged helix-turn-helix domain-containing protein, with translation MKRVLWYLIAGSRGGSNRARIIKAIHDRPYNVNQLSIELNLDYKTIKHHIKVLEDHDIVNSGDEKYGAMFFLSNRMEENYSIFLDILSKMKK
- a CDS encoding flavin reductase family protein, with amino-acid sequence MKKSIGAKTIVYPTPVFIIGTYNKDGKPNAMNAAWGGISCSSPPCVSISLREATYTHRNIMNKKAFTVNIPSENHIKEADYFGIASGRNEDKFEVTGLTPVKSEKVDAHYIEEFPFVLECKLVNITELGLHTHFTGEIIDVKVDENLMKDGNPDIEQIRPFLYDPSSRDYYGIGKRLGKAFSEGRNLIK
- a CDS encoding NAD(P)-dependent alcohol dehydrogenase encodes the protein MKAVVCTKYGSPDVLQLEEVEKPTPKDNELLIRIHATSVTAGDCEIRSFKMPGWLWLPARIGFGIRGPRNKILGQELAGEIESLGKDVKRFRKGDQVFGRTGFGFGAHAEYICLSEDDVLTTKPPNMTYEEAAAVPFGGLDALHFIRKGNIQSGQKVLINGASGSIGTFAVQIAKYLGAEVTGACSISNLDMVRSIGADHVIDYTKEDFTKNGQIYDVIFDVVGQSSFSNSLRSLKQDGLYILANPGLLQMVRGPLNSARSSKKVIIGAASPKTEDLIFLKELIENGKIKTVIDRCYPLEQIAEAHKYVEKGHKKGNVVITMT
- a CDS encoding CPBP family intramembrane metalloprotease, translated to MFGLAWISGVAPFNPYGAANILTISFIPSLLLAIGLNCFFAAGEEFGWRGFLVPELARFQTFTSLALLSAAIWTIWHFPLILFGSYHGTGSLIFSLAVFIPSVMGAGLILAWLRIISGSVWVAVLFHGFWNYFIQQFYPVLTKTTDAGEMMLGEFGWFVALMYVILALIFWHYRNKLPQLPAEGV